The Hyphomicrobiales bacterium genome has a window encoding:
- a CDS encoding Transcriptional regulator, GntR family: protein MAKAQAATAERPSSERDVIPLYHRVYVILLQKIMDGSYPVGLPIPSEDDLAETFSVSRVTIRKAMERLEREGRVLRQRGRGTFPLTPANEAGEHASQLLNNQISLARKTKIVLLAYDFVRPSPLLAQTFDIAEGTELLRIERVRGDERSPISHTLCYLPADLAPLVPRTAISSLPISATLAAAGVKLARFEEKITAVLADSDVSPHLDIAIGTPLVAMTRHVRDEDGRLIELLQALYRPDRYEYRVQYSIDGQNLGTPWKAMITDSGAA, encoded by the coding sequence ATGGCAAAAGCGCAAGCGGCGACGGCGGAACGGCCCTCGTCGGAGCGAGACGTCATCCCGCTCTATCACCGGGTCTATGTCATCCTGCTCCAGAAGATCATGGACGGCTCCTATCCCGTCGGCCTGCCGATCCCGAGCGAGGACGACCTCGCCGAGACCTTCAGCGTGTCGCGGGTCACGATCCGCAAGGCGATGGAAAGGCTGGAGCGCGAGGGACGCGTCCTGCGCCAGCGCGGGCGCGGGACATTCCCGCTGACGCCGGCCAACGAGGCGGGCGAACACGCGAGCCAGCTCCTCAACAACCAGATCTCCCTTGCTCGCAAGACGAAGATCGTCCTGCTTGCCTATGATTTCGTCCGGCCTTCGCCCTTGCTCGCCCAGACCTTCGACATCGCCGAAGGCACGGAGCTCTTGCGGATCGAGCGCGTGCGCGGCGACGAGCGCTCACCGATCTCGCACACGCTCTGCTACCTGCCCGCCGACCTCGCCCCGCTGGTGCCGCGCACCGCGATCTCGTCGCTGCCCATCTCGGCCACGCTCGCCGCTGCGGGCGTCAAACTTGCCCGCTTCGAGGAGAAGATCACGGCGGTGCTCGCCGATTCCGACGTGTCGCCGCATCTCGACATCGCGATCGGCACGCCGCTGGTGGCGATGACGCGCCATGTCCGCGACGAGGACGGGCGCCTGATCGAATTGTTGCAGGCGCTCTACCGGCCCGACCGCTACGAGTATCGCGTGCAGTACTCGATCGACGGCCAGAATCTCGGCACGCCCTGGAAGGCGATGATCACCGACAGCGGCGCCGCTTAG
- the hemC gene encoding Porphobilinogen deaminase produces MLLRVGTRRSPLAMTQTNFVIGSIQALHPHIEFEIRPISTVADRDRVSEFHQFGMIGVFTTEHEEQLLRRDVDFVVHSLKDLPTVLKDGLVLASVPKREDPRDVLCGSTLEGLRPGARVGTGSLRRRAQILSLRPDVTVVPIRGNIGPRLAKIEGDDALDAVILAHAGLERLGLGERTSEFLDPRSFPYAVGQGALGIEARSEDSEIVEILRSIECRTTRAEVDAEREMMHTLGAGCSLPVGAFCNWNEERLSLLAQITSLDGQERIVAVEDAPADRARELGLAAAEALKVRGGEKILQSSYREFCSHFKMLQS; encoded by the coding sequence ATGCTTCTTCGCGTTGGCACCCGCCGTAGCCCTCTCGCCATGACCCAAACCAATTTTGTAATTGGTTCAATTCAAGCCCTGCACCCACATATCGAATTCGAGATCCGGCCCATTTCGACGGTTGCGGATCGTGACAGGGTCTCCGAATTCCATCAGTTCGGCATGATCGGCGTCTTCACGACGGAGCACGAGGAGCAGTTGCTCCGCCGGGACGTCGATTTCGTCGTCCATTCCCTCAAGGATCTGCCCACCGTTCTGAAGGACGGGCTCGTGCTGGCATCGGTGCCCAAGCGCGAGGACCCTCGCGATGTCCTGTGCGGATCGACGCTCGAGGGATTGCGGCCGGGCGCGCGCGTCGGCACCGGGTCGCTGCGCCGCCGTGCCCAGATCCTGAGCCTGCGGCCGGATGTGACCGTCGTTCCCATCCGCGGCAATATCGGCCCCCGGTTGGCGAAGATCGAAGGCGACGATGCGCTCGATGCCGTGATCCTCGCCCATGCCGGCCTGGAGCGCCTCGGCCTGGGTGAACGGACGTCGGAATTCCTCGATCCCCGATCCTTTCCCTATGCCGTCGGCCAGGGCGCGCTGGGCATCGAGGCGCGCAGCGAGGACAGCGAGATCGTCGAGATTCTGCGCTCGATCGAATGCAGGACGACCAGGGCCGAGGTCGATGCCGAACGCGAGATGATGCACACGCTGGGCGCCGGCTGCAGCCTGCCCGTGGGCGCCTTCTGCAACTGGAACGAGGAGCGCCTGAGCCTGCTGGCCCAGATCACCTCGCTCGATGGCCAAGAACGGATCGTCGCCGTCGAAGACGCGCCTGCGGATCGGGCGCGGGAGCTCGGACTGGCCGCCGCCGAAGCCCTGAAGGTCCGTGGCGGCGAGAAGATCCTGCAATCGAGCTACCGGGAATTCTGCAGCCACTTCAAGATGCTGCAATCCTGA
- the hemL gene encoding Glutamate-1-semialdehyde 2,1-aminomutase: MRESLDAADRQRFAGSYAHREKALSHLAFGVSSTPRATQRPVAIAIERGEGAHVVDVDGNRFIDYALGYGPLILGHTPPAVLAAVRDEMSNGLRTASVHRGEARLAELIADCVPSAEQTSFVSTGTEAIQLALRVARAATGRVKIIKFRANYHGWFDSLHIGSAIGQDGPSALGQDPQASGSVTLADWGDADGVEALLDSSYAAVIVEPAAINGGCFVPPAGFLERLRAATARCGALLIFDEVITGFRLGLGGAQERYGVTPDLSVLGKALGAGLPISAVSGSRAAMEVLSSGRLMHRGTFNGNPLSVAAAIACLTELRDKRQEIYPRMDAFAGRLSRFLNERAASGGVPVRARHVGAALQIFAAEAPIETLRDTAKVDKERTLSFTGALLREGVQTLPRGLCYLSSAHSLADIEATEAAIAAAVDAMAQTAAA; the protein is encoded by the coding sequence ATGAGAGAGAGCCTTGACGCCGCAGACCGCCAGCGCTTCGCCGGTTCGTACGCGCACCGCGAGAAGGCGCTGTCGCATCTCGCCTTCGGCGTCTCCTCCACGCCGCGCGCGACGCAGCGCCCCGTGGCGATCGCGATCGAGCGGGGCGAGGGCGCCCATGTCGTCGATGTCGACGGCAATCGCTTCATCGACTACGCGCTCGGTTACGGGCCGCTGATCCTGGGGCATACGCCTCCTGCCGTCCTCGCCGCCGTCCGGGACGAGATGAGCAACGGGCTGCGAACCGCGAGCGTCCATCGCGGCGAGGCGCGGCTGGCGGAGCTGATCGCCGATTGTGTGCCCTCGGCCGAGCAGACGAGTTTCGTCAGCACCGGGACCGAGGCGATCCAGCTCGCCTTGCGCGTGGCGCGCGCCGCGACCGGCCGGGTCAAGATCATCAAGTTCCGCGCGAATTACCACGGCTGGTTCGACAGCCTGCATATCGGCAGCGCCATCGGGCAGGACGGCCCGTCGGCGCTGGGGCAGGACCCGCAGGCATCCGGCTCGGTGACGCTGGCCGATTGGGGCGATGCGGACGGGGTGGAGGCTCTGCTCGACAGCAGCTATGCGGCGGTGATCGTCGAGCCGGCGGCCATCAACGGCGGCTGTTTCGTGCCGCCCGCCGGTTTCCTCGAACGGCTGCGCGCCGCGACCGCGCGCTGCGGTGCGCTGCTCATCTTCGACGAGGTGATCACCGGCTTTCGCCTCGGTCTCGGCGGCGCCCAGGAGCGCTATGGCGTGACGCCCGATCTCAGCGTGCTCGGCAAGGCGCTGGGCGCCGGCCTGCCGATCAGCGCGGTCTCGGGCAGTCGGGCTGCCATGGAGGTTCTTTCAAGCGGGCGCCTGATGCACCGCGGCACCTTCAACGGCAACCCGCTCTCCGTCGCAGCGGCCATCGCCTGTCTCACGGAGCTGCGGGACAAGCGCCAGGAGATCTATCCGCGAATGGACGCGTTCGCCGGCCGGCTGAGCCGTTTCCTCAATGAGCGTGCTGCTTCCGGGGGCGTCCCTGTGCGGGCGCGTCATGTCGGGGCCGCCCTGCAGATTTTCGCGGCCGAGGCGCCGATCGAGACGCTGCGCGATACGGCCAAGGTCGATAAGGAAAGGACGCTGTCCTTCACCGGCGCCCTTCTCAGGGAAGGGGTGCAGACCTTGCCTCGCGGTCTCTGCTACCTCTCCTCCGCCCACAGCCTGGCCGATATCGAGGCGACCGAAGCGGCGATCGCCGCGGCGGTGGACGCCATGGCGCAAACAGCGGCGGCGTGA
- a CDS encoding hypothetical protein (Evidence 5 : Unknown function), with amino-acid sequence MQAVEPAVVIRAELDDLDPAGRGARHAQGELDRLGPGADETRLLGRGHTIGDQLRQPRLAAMDARGSQPVAHLVPDGGEDGRRRMPQDQRPVTERVVDEAIAVDIDDMGALAPLDRDRHGALRRARRGGDAEGEMRQRLLAVRVRTGEALAVCGVKALSHYPSLIGSEIAL; translated from the coding sequence ATGCAGGCTGTCGAACCAGCCGTGGTAATTCGCGCGGAACTTGATGATCTTGACCCGGCCGGTCGCGGCGCGCGCCACGCGCAAGGCGAGCTGGATCGCCTCGGTCCCGGTGCTGACGAAACTCGTCTGCTCGGCCGAGGGCACACAATCGGCGATCAGCTCCGCCAGCCGCGCCTCGCCGCGATGGACGCTCGCGGTTCGCAGCCCGTTGCTCATCTCGTCCCGGACGGCGGCGAGGACGGCAGGAGGCGTATGCCCCAGGATCAGCGGCCCGTAACCGAGCGCGTAGTCGATGAAGCGATTGCCGTCGACATCGACGACATGGGCGCCCTCGCCCCGCTCGATCGCGATCGCCACGGGGCGCTGCGTCGCGCGCGGCGTGGAGGAGACGCCGAAGGCGAGATGCGACAGCGCCTTCTCGCGGTGCGCGTACGAACCGGCGAAGCGCTGGCGGTCTGCGGCGTCAAGGCTCTCTCTCATTACCCGTCTCTCATCGGTTCAGAAATCGCTCTATAG
- a CDS encoding ABC transporter, periplasmic spermidine putrescine-binding protein potD (TC_3.A.1.11.1), whose product MKMTNLARAGLFALGCMTIAGPALARDLMVVGFGGGFQDNARKHLFQGYAAEKGVKVADDVYNGEMAKIYSMVKSNDITYDVIMVEAPELARGCEDGVFEKLDWNVIDQKKFIPGGTTACGAGAVGWGVSLFYDQARTPTGPASYAELWDVQKFPGKRSLRSGAKMTLEIALLADGVPAADVYKVLATPEGQKRAFAKLDQIKPHVVWWKSGTQPLQLVGSGEAAYAVGYVGRTIRANEGGAKYPVQWNTLLFSFDYWAVVRNSPNKADGMKLISYMTDEKPLTNLAQDWAVSPANTAVANNPEIIKKNPGMVANHAKEGLFINTEFWVEHGEDLEARFNAWLAK is encoded by the coding sequence ATGAAGATGACGAATCTGGCCCGGGCGGGCCTCTTCGCGCTCGGCTGCATGACGATCGCAGGCCCGGCCTTGGCGCGCGACCTGATGGTCGTCGGCTTCGGCGGCGGCTTCCAGGACAATGCCCGCAAGCACCTGTTCCAGGGCTATGCCGCCGAGAAGGGCGTGAAGGTCGCCGACGACGTCTATAACGGCGAGATGGCCAAGATCTATTCGATGGTGAAGTCGAACGACATCACCTACGACGTCATCATGGTCGAAGCTCCGGAGCTCGCCCGCGGCTGCGAGGACGGCGTCTTCGAGAAGCTCGACTGGAACGTCATCGACCAGAAGAAATTCATCCCCGGCGGCACCACCGCCTGCGGCGCCGGCGCCGTCGGCTGGGGCGTCAGCCTGTTCTACGACCAGGCCCGCACCCCGACCGGCCCGGCGAGCTACGCCGAACTCTGGGACGTGCAGAAGTTCCCCGGCAAGCGCTCGCTGCGCTCCGGCGCCAAGATGACGCTCGAGATCGCCCTGCTTGCCGACGGCGTGCCCGCCGCCGATGTCTACAAGGTGCTGGCCACGCCGGAAGGCCAGAAGCGCGCCTTCGCCAAGCTCGATCAGATCAAGCCCCATGTCGTCTGGTGGAAGTCGGGCACGCAGCCACTGCAGCTCGTCGGCTCCGGCGAGGCCGCCTATGCGGTCGGCTATGTTGGGCGCACGATCCGCGCCAATGAGGGTGGCGCCAAGTATCCGGTGCAGTGGAACACGCTGCTGTTCTCCTTCGACTACTGGGCCGTGGTGCGCAACTCGCCGAACAAGGCCGACGGCATGAAGCTCATCAGCTACATGACCGACGAGAAGCCGTTGACCAACCTGGCGCAGGACTGGGCCGTCTCGCCCGCCAACACGGCCGTCGCCAACAATCCGGAGATCATCAAGAAGAACCCGGGCATGGTCGCCAACCACGCCAAGGAAGGCCTCTTCATCAACACCGAGTTCTGGGTCGAGCACGGCGAGGATCTCGAGGCCCGCTTCAACGCCTGGCTGGCGAAGTAA
- a CDS encoding DNA-binding transcriptional LysR family regulator, with translation MSGTKPKLHHLNWNLLHTFLVIVEERSITRAADRLLVRQPTVSAALQRLEETLGGQLIQRDSRRFVLTKRGELLYKECVDIYRSVARIGDRLSEDHDDLTGLVRLLVVTHVVLPPLDRTLTLLNRKHPGVSVRIDVANSQDIVRAVSQKLSPFGFCLLAKPLAGLDCRPLLREEFGILCGRGHPLFGLADVPLAELRDEPFVALACGQDGALEPMVSVREGAGLGSRVVGSSPNLEEVTRMIVAGLGIGILPLASVAEALENRSLWNLARPEDLLGADLYFISNPAMQLNAAEEAFLRMFEQRLSAAEEEPAAEAAEALLSDPPVP, from the coding sequence TTGAGCGGGACGAAGCCGAAGCTGCACCATCTCAACTGGAACCTGCTGCACACCTTCCTCGTCATCGTCGAGGAGCGCAGCATCACGCGAGCGGCCGACCGCTTGCTCGTGCGCCAGCCGACGGTCAGCGCGGCACTGCAGCGGCTGGAGGAGACGCTGGGTGGCCAGCTCATCCAGCGCGACAGCCGCCGCTTCGTCCTGACCAAGCGCGGCGAACTGCTCTACAAGGAATGCGTCGACATTTACCGCAGCGTCGCGCGCATCGGCGACCGGCTCTCGGAGGACCATGACGACCTGACCGGGCTGGTGCGGCTGCTCGTCGTGACCCATGTCGTGCTGCCGCCGCTCGACCGGACGCTGACGCTGCTCAACCGCAAGCATCCCGGCGTCAGCGTGCGGATCGACGTCGCCAATAGCCAGGACATCGTCCGCGCGGTCTCGCAGAAGCTCAGCCCCTTCGGCTTCTGCCTGCTCGCCAAGCCCTTGGCCGGGCTCGATTGCCGGCCGCTGCTGCGCGAGGAATTCGGCATCCTGTGCGGGCGCGGGCATCCGCTCTTCGGGCTCGCGGACGTGCCGCTGGCGGAGCTTCGCGACGAGCCCTTCGTCGCGCTCGCCTGCGGGCAGGACGGAGCACTGGAGCCGATGGTCTCGGTCAGGGAAGGAGCAGGGCTCGGCAGCCGCGTCGTCGGCTCCAGCCCCAATCTCGAAGAGGTCACCCGGATGATCGTTGCCGGGCTCGGCATCGGCATCCTGCCGCTCGCCTCGGTGGCCGAGGCGCTGGAGAACCGCTCCTTGTGGAACCTCGCGCGGCCAGAGGATTTGCTCGGCGCCGATCTCTATTTCATCTCCAACCCGGCGATGCAGCTCAATGCCGCGGAAGAGGCCTTCCTGCGGATGTTCGAGCAGCGGCTCAGCGCGGCCGAGGAGGAGCCGGCGGCCGAGGCCGCCGAGGCGCTTCTCAGCGATCCGCCCGTGCCATGA
- a CDS encoding Regulator of RNase E activity RraA, with protein MTATGSSAEASIARRAALFREIETATLGHILTEGFMVPTIQCVIEGPRVCGPAFTVSVPPDDGAVLSCALVQARPGDILVIDRQGDDRHACWGAVMTAAAQAAGIVGVVIDGFVTDVAAIRASGLPVWCRGRSPLTTKLLGKGGTIGETVNCGGATVRPGDLVLADENGVCVIDPTEAEALARTCAAMQAAEPGVIERVLKGERIDEINGARKLFEKSQAS; from the coding sequence ATGACCGCGACCGGATCATCGGCCGAAGCCTCGATCGCACGGCGTGCCGCGCTCTTCCGCGAGATCGAGACCGCGACACTCGGCCATATCCTGACCGAGGGCTTTATGGTCCCGACCATCCAGTGCGTCATAGAGGGGCCGCGCGTCTGCGGCCCGGCCTTCACCGTCAGCGTCCCGCCCGATGACGGCGCGGTGCTGTCCTGCGCCCTGGTGCAGGCGAGGCCCGGCGACATCCTCGTCATCGACCGCCAGGGCGACGATCGCCATGCCTGCTGGGGCGCGGTGATGACCGCCGCCGCGCAAGCCGCCGGCATCGTCGGCGTCGTCATCGACGGCTTCGTTACCGATGTCGCGGCGATCCGGGCTTCCGGCTTGCCGGTCTGGTGCCGCGGCCGCTCGCCCTTGACGACCAAGCTCCTCGGCAAGGGCGGCACGATCGGCGAGACCGTGAATTGCGGCGGCGCGACGGTGCGTCCCGGCGACCTCGTCCTCGCCGACGAGAACGGCGTCTGCGTCATCGATCCCACCGAGGCCGAGGCTCTCGCCCGGACCTGCGCCGCCATGCAGGCGGCCGAGCCCGGCGTCATCGAGCGCGTCCTCAAGGGCGAGCGCATCGACGAGATCAACGGCGCGCGGAAGCTCTTCGAAAAATCGCAAGCCTCCTAG
- the hyuC gene encoding N-carbamoyl-L-amino-acid hydrolase, with translation MPSLDTARIDIERFWTTIERSAEIGPGRPGGLSRLALSDADKEVRDTFVAWCREAGLTVRVDGIGNIFARRTGTDDSLPPVVMGSHLDTQINGGRFDGIAGVLGGLEVCRTLDALGHRTRRPIEIVNWTNEEGARFSPPMVGSGCFVGAYTLEWAQGRTDEEGRTIGQELERIGYRGEMEAAPHAFDAYVEFHIEQGYYLDRDGMQVGVVTGGFPSTGMLVEFKGETAHTGPWPMERRRNALLAGARLLVETDEIGWAYAAGGGKATAARLAAWPNKPGILSDWAQAVCDVRHPDPETSEVMAERVRRAVGESAARASCTAEILDVWKWGGRIFAQELIDSVRETSLALGYRTQDILSQAGHDAYFVARHAPTTMIFAPCKGGITHNNAELCTKDDLEPGLNVLLHAVMARADR, from the coding sequence ATGCCCAGCCTCGACACGGCCCGTATCGACATCGAGCGGTTCTGGACCACGATCGAGCGCTCGGCCGAGATCGGCCCGGGCCGGCCGGGCGGCCTCTCGCGCCTCGCCCTCTCCGATGCCGACAAGGAGGTGCGCGACACCTTCGTCGCCTGGTGCCGCGAGGCCGGGCTCACCGTGCGCGTCGACGGCATCGGCAACATCTTCGCCCGCCGCACCGGCACCGATGACAGCCTGCCGCCGGTGGTGATGGGCAGCCATCTCGACACGCAGATCAATGGCGGCCGCTTCGACGGCATCGCCGGCGTGCTCGGCGGGCTCGAAGTCTGCCGCACGCTCGACGCGCTCGGCCATCGCACGCGCCGGCCGATCGAGATCGTCAACTGGACCAATGAGGAAGGCGCGCGCTTCTCGCCGCCGATGGTCGGCTCCGGCTGTTTCGTCGGCGCCTATACGCTTGAATGGGCGCAGGGGCGCACCGACGAGGAAGGCCGCACGATCGGCCAGGAGCTGGAGCGGATCGGCTATCGCGGCGAGATGGAAGCCGCCCCCCACGCCTTCGACGCCTATGTCGAATTCCATATCGAGCAGGGCTATTATCTCGACCGAGACGGCATGCAGGTCGGCGTCGTCACCGGCGGCTTCCCGAGCACGGGCATGCTCGTCGAGTTCAAGGGCGAGACCGCCCATACCGGCCCCTGGCCGATGGAGCGCCGCCGCAACGCCCTGCTCGCCGGCGCCCGCCTGCTGGTCGAGACCGACGAGATCGGCTGGGCCTATGCCGCCGGCGGCGGCAAGGCGACGGCCGCGCGCCTCGCGGCCTGGCCGAACAAGCCGGGCATCCTCTCCGACTGGGCGCAGGCTGTCTGCGATGTCCGCCACCCCGATCCGGAAACCTCCGAGGTCATGGCCGAGCGCGTGCGCCGCGCCGTCGGCGAATCCGCCGCCCGCGCCAGCTGCACCGCCGAGATCCTCGATGTCTGGAAATGGGGCGGCAGGATCTTCGCGCAGGAGCTGATCGACAGCGTGCGTGAGACCTCGCTGGCGTTGGGCTACCGCACGCAGGACATTCTCAGCCAGGCCGGGCATGACGCCTATTTCGTCGCGCGTCATGCGCCCACGACGATGATCTTCGCGCCCTGCAAGGGCGGCATCACCCACAACAACGCGGAACTCTGCACGAAGGACGATCTCGAACCCGGCCTCAACGTGCTGCTTCACGCGGTCATGGCACGGGCGGATCGCTGA
- the tgnC gene encoding (Z)-2-((N-methylformamido)methylene)-5-hydroxybutyrolactone dehydrogenase has product MTAATLSLDPISPAIRPTKQDSDQRYRYQHYIDGAFVDPAGGNWLETSDPVTGEDWAWVPRGNGADVESAVQAAHRAFSEGAWPALSASARGALMRKLGDLITENAEWLARVEMRDNGKLLAELSMQMRYMANYYYYYGGLADKIEGTVIPTDKPGVFNYTKPEPIGVVACIMPWNSPLPLTSLKLAPALAAGCTVVLKPSEFTSASLLEFAKLVEAAGFPKGVVNVITGYGAEVGDALISHPLVERIAFTGGPEAGRMINEKAARHMKRVTLELGGKSPNIIFDDADLDQAVKGAVAGIFAASGQTCVAGSRLLVQETIHDAFVERLKAFIADVKFGHPSDPGTQVAPISTRPQLEKIKSYVEIAKSEGARLVAGGEPAQVEGYPKGLFYKPTIFVDVKNEMRIAQEEVFGPVLSVIRFKDEDDAVRIANDTQFGLAAGIWTQSMRRALTMANRVRAGTVWVNNYRSTSTTSPFGGFKMSGVGREGGIAGIREYMETKSVWISTATDIPNPFIRR; this is encoded by the coding sequence ATGACAGCCGCCACGCTTTCGCTCGATCCGATCTCGCCCGCGATCCGCCCGACCAAGCAGGACTCGGACCAGCGCTATCGCTACCAGCACTACATCGACGGGGCCTTCGTCGATCCGGCGGGGGGAAACTGGCTGGAGACATCCGATCCTGTGACGGGTGAAGATTGGGCCTGGGTGCCGCGCGGCAACGGGGCGGATGTCGAATCCGCCGTGCAGGCGGCGCATCGCGCCTTCTCGGAAGGCGCCTGGCCGGCGCTGTCGGCCTCGGCCCGCGGCGCGCTGATGCGCAAGCTCGGCGATCTCATCACCGAGAACGCCGAATGGCTGGCGCGGGTCGAGATGCGCGACAACGGCAAGCTCCTGGCCGAGCTGTCCATGCAGATGCGCTACATGGCCAATTATTACTACTACTACGGCGGCCTCGCCGATAAGATCGAAGGCACGGTGATCCCGACCGACAAGCCCGGCGTGTTCAACTACACGAAGCCGGAGCCGATCGGGGTCGTCGCCTGCATCATGCCGTGGAACTCGCCGCTGCCGCTGACGAGCCTCAAGCTCGCCCCGGCGCTCGCCGCCGGCTGCACCGTGGTGCTGAAGCCGTCCGAATTCACCTCGGCCTCGCTGCTCGAATTCGCCAAGCTGGTCGAGGCGGCGGGCTTCCCGAAGGGCGTCGTCAACGTCATCACCGGCTATGGCGCCGAGGTCGGCGATGCGCTGATCAGCCATCCCCTGGTCGAGCGCATTGCCTTCACCGGCGGGCCGGAAGCCGGGCGCATGATCAACGAGAAGGCGGCCCGCCACATGAAGCGGGTGACGCTGGAGCTCGGCGGCAAGTCGCCGAACATCATCTTCGACGACGCCGATCTCGATCAGGCCGTGAAGGGCGCCGTCGCCGGCATCTTCGCGGCCTCGGGCCAGACCTGCGTGGCGGGCTCGCGGCTGCTGGTGCAGGAGACGATCCACGATGCCTTCGTCGAGCGGCTGAAGGCCTTCATCGCCGATGTGAAGTTCGGCCACCCTTCCGATCCGGGCACGCAGGTCGCGCCGATCTCGACCAGGCCGCAGCTGGAGAAGATCAAGTCCTATGTCGAGATCGCCAAGTCGGAAGGCGCGCGGCTCGTCGCCGGCGGCGAGCCGGCGCAGGTCGAGGGCTATCCGAAGGGGCTGTTCTACAAGCCGACCATCTTCGTCGACGTGAAGAACGAGATGCGTATCGCGCAGGAGGAGGTCTTCGGGCCGGTGCTCTCGGTGATCCGCTTCAAGGATGAGGACGATGCGGTCCGCATCGCCAACGACACGCAGTTCGGGCTGGCGGCCGGCATCTGGACGCAGTCGATGCGCCGGGCGCTGACCATGGCGAACCGCGTACGGGCCGGAACGGTGTGGGTCAACAACTACCGCTCGACCAGCACGACCTCGCCCTTCGGCGGCTTCAAGATGAGCGGCGTCGGCCGCGAGGGCGGCATCGCCGGCATCCGGGAATATATGGAGACCAAGAGCGTCTGGATCTCGACGGCGACGGATATCCCGAACCCGTTTATCCGCCGCTGA